From a single Sorghum bicolor cultivar BTx623 chromosome 5, Sorghum_bicolor_NCBIv3, whole genome shotgun sequence genomic region:
- the LOC8075753 gene encoding uncharacterized protein LOC8075753 isoform X1 — protein sequence MGPGKRTRGGKKPPRPPAVLPDSVATCCLSPTSTTMLPGKMTPGAKSMPCGKSSPSFSSSVLPDPATIPHLSRTSNTMPEILDQEDIDLSSLRARNILRNNQYAQRLGVRRLAELLQSSFAKKRSVEKIFEKKSKALLLEEDVGNSMLPPGDCVKAGTGRTSKRVLAPENKEDTMRCTRQRAAREQMSTTSLIEATEGGLEPEFSANQNQGGTNNIEQEARKIQRH from the exons ATGGGGCCAGGGAAGAGGACGCGCGGTGGGAAGAAGCCTCCTCGCCCTCCTGCGGTCCTTCCAGATTCGGTGGCAACTTGTTGCCTCAGTCCGACGAGCACGACGATGTTGCCAGGGAAGATGACGCCCGGCGCCAAGAGCATGCCTTGCGGCAAGAGCTCGCCTTCATTCTCTTCTTCAGTCCTTCCAGATCCTGCGACAATCCCTCACCTCTCTCGCACGAGCAACACGATGCCAGAGATCCTAG ATCAGGAAGACATCGACTTAAGCTCTTTGAGGGCACGTAATATATTGAGGAACAATCAATATGCTCAGCGGTTGGGTGTTCGTAGACTAGCAGAACTATTGCAGAGTTCATTTGCAAAGAAGAGATCTGTTGAAAAGATTTTTGAGAAAAAATCTAAG GCTTTGTTACTAGAGGAAGATGTGGGCAACAGTATGTTACCACCTGGTGATTGTGTCAAAGCTGGAACAGGAAGAACATCCAAGAGAGTGCTAGCACCAGAAAATAAAGAAGATACAATGAGATGCACTAGGCAAAGGGCTGCAAGAGAACAAATGTCGACCACTAGCCTGATTGAAGCCACAGAGGGTGGACTGGAACCTGAATTCTCTGCAAACCAGAATCAGGGCGGGACCAACAATATTGAACAAG AAGCAAGAAAAATACAAAGACATTGA
- the LOC8075753 gene encoding uncharacterized protein LOC8075753 isoform X2 — MGPGKRTRGGKKPPRPPAVLPDSVATCCLSPTSTTMLPGKMTPGAKSMPCGKSSPSFSSSVLPDPATIPHLSRTSNTMPEILDQEDIDLSSLRARNILRNNQYAQRLGVRRLAELLQSSFAKKRSVEKIFEKKSKALLLEEDVGNSMLPPGDCVKAGTGRTSKRVLAPENKEDTMRCTRQRAAREQMSTTSLIEATEGGLEPEFSANQNQGGTNNIEQG, encoded by the exons ATGGGGCCAGGGAAGAGGACGCGCGGTGGGAAGAAGCCTCCTCGCCCTCCTGCGGTCCTTCCAGATTCGGTGGCAACTTGTTGCCTCAGTCCGACGAGCACGACGATGTTGCCAGGGAAGATGACGCCCGGCGCCAAGAGCATGCCTTGCGGCAAGAGCTCGCCTTCATTCTCTTCTTCAGTCCTTCCAGATCCTGCGACAATCCCTCACCTCTCTCGCACGAGCAACACGATGCCAGAGATCCTAG ATCAGGAAGACATCGACTTAAGCTCTTTGAGGGCACGTAATATATTGAGGAACAATCAATATGCTCAGCGGTTGGGTGTTCGTAGACTAGCAGAACTATTGCAGAGTTCATTTGCAAAGAAGAGATCTGTTGAAAAGATTTTTGAGAAAAAATCTAAG GCTTTGTTACTAGAGGAAGATGTGGGCAACAGTATGTTACCACCTGGTGATTGTGTCAAAGCTGGAACAGGAAGAACATCCAAGAGAGTGCTAGCACCAGAAAATAAAGAAGATACAATGAGATGCACTAGGCAAAGGGCTGCAAGAGAACAAATGTCGACCACTAGCCTGATTGAAGCCACAGAGGGTGGACTGGAACCTGAATTCTCTGCAAACCAGAATCAGGGCGGGACCAACAATATTGAACAAG GATGA